The window TCCCGTAATCGTGAAGCAGGGCCGCTACGCTCAGAATATCCAATGTTTCCTCATCGAACCCGAGTTCCCTGCCGATGGCGATGGAAAGCCTTTCGACCATCGTGGAATGGCCTGCAGTCAGTGAATCCTTGGCATCGATGGATGCAGCCATGACCTGCAACAAGCTCTTGAACTGATCTTTCTGCTCGGAGAAGAGAAGCGCATTTTCGACGGAAATGCTGATGATGGAGGCCATCGAGTCGAGCAGGTTCAAGTCGTTTTCCGTAAAGGAACCGGATTTCTTGTTGATGGCCTGCAGGACACCGATGATGTCTCCGTGTTGATTGTGGACGGGAACGCACAGGATGTTGCGCGTGCGATAACCGGTAGTATCATCCGTCCGTTTATCGAATCGATGGTCTGCATAGGCATCGGGTATATTCAGCGTTTTGCCGGTGACAGCGACATGGCCCGCAATACCGAGGTTCAAATCGAGCTGAATCTGCTGATCTTCATCCATGCCTTCGGCATAGAAAGATTTCAGGGTGTTCTTCTCTGGATCGAACACAAAGACGGAGCCCCGTTCGAAATCGATTTCCTGACGAAGGGTCTGGAGAAAAGCCTGGACCTGCGATTTGTCCTCCATTGTTCCCGGGCTTTGTCGAACCATATGCTCGATGCTTTTCAGCAGATATGCCTCATCCTGTTTGGAAAAGAAACCCTGTTTTCGGTTCAGCAGTTGAAGAACGCCGATCGGCTCTTTCCTGGGATGCCGGATGGGAATACACAAAACGCTTCTGGTTCGAAAACCGGTTTTTTCATCGAAAAATGGATTGAACATGAAATGGTCATAAGCGTCTGCGACGTTGATGGTTTGCCCGCTGAGAAAGCAGGTGCCTGCAAGGCCCATTTTCAGCTCGATGGTGACCTTTTTCGATCCAAGCCCTTCCGCATATTGGCTCCACAATTGTCCCTTCTGCCAGTCCACCATGAAGAGCGTGCTGCGCTCACAGTCCAGGTTGATGGAGATGCGTTGGATAATCAGCGGAAACAGTTTGTCGAAATGGTGTTCCGTACCGATGGTACGGCCGATTTCGATAAAACCCCGCAATCGGGTGTTTTCCGCCTCGAGCAGCGCGATCTTTTTCTTGAAAGCGAGAATTTCGTTCGAAAGGGCCTTGGAGTCTTCTTCTTTCATGGCGCGTTCTCCTTGCTTCTGGATCTTGAAGGAAGAGTGGCAAAGCGCTACATTGTTCAGAAACCGTATATCGATCCGTCGGTATCGGCACACGCAACATGTTCAATACAGGAAACAGCAATGAACCGGACTGCACAGGAATTGAAAGATATTGTTCAGAAATTGATCCGGACCTGGGCAACTGAGGGGCTTCCTTCCGGAAATGCCCTGATGTTGGCTGCCGAAGATCTCGAACGTCGGCGAAAAAATCTTCAATCCCCTGGGTTTTGGCCTTTTCCCCGCGTGATGGCCACAGCGACCATCGATGATGGCATCGGCCAGGGTATCCGAGTGATCGAACGGTTCGGAACGGCTGTCGGGCTGGAGATGAAACCACTGGGCCTGATGCAGCCAGCCGGCGCCATCATCGATGCGTGCTGGAGGCTTCAACCGGATTTTCTGGGGCTGACGGTCCTCCAATTCGATTCGGAACCGATCGTTGCGGCGATTTCGGAAAAGAAACCGCCGCAAACGATTTTGATCTGCGGAGGACCGGTATTTACGGCTGATCCGCAATTTGCCGAAAGGACCGGCGTGAATCATG of the Desulfatirhabdium butyrativorans DSM 18734 genome contains:
- a CDS encoding HD domain-containing phosphohydrolase, producing MKEEDSKALSNEILAFKKKIALLEAENTRLRGFIEIGRTIGTEHHFDKLFPLIIQRISINLDCERSTLFMVDWQKGQLWSQYAEGLGSKKVTIELKMGLAGTCFLSGQTINVADAYDHFMFNPFFDEKTGFRTRSVLCIPIRHPRKEPIGVLQLLNRKQGFFSKQDEAYLLKSIEHMVRQSPGTMEDKSQVQAFLQTLRQEIDFERGSVFVFDPEKNTLKSFYAEGMDEDQQIQLDLNLGIAGHVAVTGKTLNIPDAYADHRFDKRTDDTTGYRTRNILCVPVHNQHGDIIGVLQAINKKSGSFTENDLNLLDSMASIISISVENALLFSEQKDQFKSLLQVMAASIDAKDSLTAGHSTMVERLSIAIGRELGFDEETLDILSVAALLHDYGKIGIDDYILKKPGKLTPEEYTEIQKHVTITYSILSKMHFARKYRKVPIIAASHHERLDGSGYSHGTKGDDIPLMGKIIAVADVFEALTADRHYRGAMPTEKALAILNDEVKRGKLDGNIVAALESHLQKNSDQNGG